The window GTAACCGACGGCGGCGAGGAACACGGCGGCGAACGCGGCGAGGATCGCGATCGTCAGCCAGTCCTGAACGTCCGGAGCCAGGCCGATCAGTCCACCGAACAGGGTCCGGCCGCTGTCCAGACTGATCGACGGCCGTCCCAGCACGTGCAGGTTCAGCGTCGTCATGCCGATGCTCATGACCAGCCCGGCCAGAATGACCGGGATGCGAAACGCCAGGTGCAGCCCGGTCGTGACGAGCCCCGCGGCGGCGGCCCCGGCCACGGCCACGAGCATCGCCAGCGGCACGCCCAGTCCGTGATTGAGTAGCACAGCGGTGATCGCGCCGCCCAAAGTGAAGCTGCCGTCGACGGTGAGGTCGAAGTCCTGCCTGATGCGGACGACGAGGTAGATGCCCATGACGACCGGCAGCAGCGGCAGACCGGCGATCAGGGTGTCGGTGACGAGGAATCGCATGGCTAACCCATCGCCGCGGACGGCATGGTGACCTCGAGCGCGCCGAGCGTCGAATGGTTGACGTCCCACTCGAGCGCACCCGGCCGGCCGAACGGGGTAGCCGCCGGCTGGGCACCGTCGAGGACCTTCACGGCGACGTCGGCGCCCTGCGAACCTAGGTCTGCGTAACTCGGCCCCAGCGTGGCCAGCACCCCGCTCGTGGTCGCGTCTCCCGACGTCAGGTACAGCGGGATCTTGTTCGACAGGGCGACCGCGCCGACCGCCGCGATGCCCGACGCCACGGCCGCATCGGGTCCGACGAGGATCGTGTCGGTCCGGCCGACCAGGGATCGGGCGGCGCTCTGCACGTCACCGGCGCCCGCCACGGTTGCCTCGACCAGTGAGAGACCGGGCCGCGCCTTGATCGCCGTCCGCAGCTGCGCGACCCAGACCTGGCTGTTCTCGTTCGACGGATCGTAGATCGTCCCGATCCGCCTCGGCGCCGGGGTGACCTTGGCCAGCTCGCCGAGGAGCTCGGCGGGGTCGACGAAGTCGATAGTGCCCGTGACATTGCGCCCGGGGCGGTCCAGGCTGTCGGCCACCTTGCCGCCGACCGGATCCCCCATCGCCAGCGCGATGATCGGATGCGTCTTGTCCTGCTGCGCCATGGCGATGACGGCCGGAGTGCCGATCACCGCGATCAGCGAGGAATTGGACCGGGAAAGGTTGCGGGCGATGCTCTGGATCAGGGACGGATCGCCGTTCGCGTTGCTGACGCTGTAGCTGACCGTCCGTCCGGCCAGCTTGGCCGTGAGCTCCTTCTTGAACGCCGTCTCCAGGGTGGTGACGACGTCGGCTTGCGCGACCTCGAAGATGTTGACCTTGACCGTGCCCGAACCGGCG of the Pseudofrankia saprophytica genome contains:
- a CDS encoding ABC transporter substrate-binding protein, yielding MKLGTSRRRRMAGALLGAIGMIGVIAGCGSSSGSTTSSSAGSGTVKVNIFEVAQADVVTTLETAFKKELTAKLAGRTVSYSVSNANGDPSLIQSIARNLSRSNSSLIAVIGTPAVIAMAQQDKTHPIIALAMGDPVGGKVADSLDRPGRNVTGTIDFVDPAELLGELAKVTPAPRRIGTIYDPSNENSQVWVAQLRTAIKARPGLSLVEATVAGAGDVQSAARSLVGRTDTILVGPDAAVASGIAAVGAVALSNKIPLYLTSGDATTSGVLATLGPSYADLGSQGADVAVKVLDGAQPAATPFGRPGALEWDVNHSTLGALEVTMPSAAMG